From Vicinamibacteria bacterium, one genomic window encodes:
- a CDS encoding haloacid dehalogenase type II, which produces MALADFDVLTFDCYGTLIDWETGIWDALQSLIARNGRSDIHRAYALEAFAELESREESAAPGLVYTEVLARVHHALAARLELRTTPELDNAFGSSIPHWPAFPDTADALRYLKTRYKLVVLSNVNRDGFAESNRKLGVTFDAVYTAEDIGSYKPAPANFEYMLTRLRSDHGLEPSRILHTAQSLFHDHAPAKALGLSTAWIDRQRLSQGGSWGATMKPEQRPEPDFIFFTMAEMAEAVRGG; this is translated from the coding sequence GTGGCTCTGGCTGACTTCGACGTCCTGACGTTCGACTGTTACGGGACGCTCATCGACTGGGAGACCGGGATCTGGGATGCCCTGCAATCGCTGATCGCCAGGAACGGCCGCAGCGATATCCACCGGGCCTATGCTCTCGAGGCATTTGCCGAGCTCGAAAGCCGCGAGGAGTCGGCGGCACCCGGTCTCGTCTACACCGAGGTGCTGGCCCGGGTGCACCACGCCCTGGCCGCGCGCCTCGAGCTTCGGACTACTCCAGAGCTCGATAACGCGTTCGGCAGCTCGATCCCGCACTGGCCCGCATTTCCCGATACCGCCGATGCGCTGCGGTACCTGAAGACCCGTTACAAGCTCGTCGTCCTTTCCAACGTGAACCGGGACGGTTTCGCCGAGTCGAACCGCAAGCTCGGGGTCACGTTCGACGCGGTCTACACCGCGGAGGACATCGGTTCGTACAAACCGGCACCGGCGAACTTCGAATACATGCTGACCCGCCTTCGATCAGATCACGGGCTCGAGCCATCGAGGATTCTACACACCGCGCAGAGCCTGTTTCACGACCATGCGCCCGCCAAGGCGCTCGGTCTCTCGACCGCCTGGATCGATCGGCAGCGGCTGTCCCAAGGGGGAAGCTGGGGTGCGACGATGAAGCCCGAGCAACGCCCCGAGCCCGACTTCATCTTCTTCACGATGGCCGAGATGGCCGAAGCCGTGCGAGGCGGGTGA
- a CDS encoding SEC-C metal-binding domain-containing protein: MRSAKIGRNQRCPCGSGKKYKQCCERKQRRLGPGSWAVVAALAAAGAVLVFFLYNLTQGDTAGTSGSCPPGQVWSPEHRHCHEI; this comes from the coding sequence ATGCGCAGCGCGAAGATCGGTCGCAACCAGCGGTGTCCGTGCGGAAGCGGCAAGAAATACAAGCAATGCTGCGAGCGAAAGCAGCGCCGGTTGGGCCCAGGGAGCTGGGCCGTCGTCGCGGCCCTCGCGGCCGCCGGCGCGGTCCTCGTCTTCTTCCTCTATAACCTCACTCAGGGCGATACGGCGGGGACGAGTGGCAGTTGTCCTCCCGGCCAGGTTTGGTCGCCCGAGCACCGACACTGTCACGAGATCTGA